Proteins from a single region of Hordeum vulgare subsp. vulgare chromosome 6H, MorexV3_pseudomolecules_assembly, whole genome shotgun sequence:
- the LOC123406317 gene encoding nuclear pore complex protein NUP107-like, which yields MLGTSVSRFSEARALHDGSSIPRRPNAGLLLKDVKKEAADYSDIDGLNGPKLFGSAKRTSLDGGSGRRAARLALNLVKLEDDMPREGETPSTTFASLLDSAIQGLMPFPDMILQFERTCRNASESLRFYIALH from the exons ATGTTGGGGACCTCAGTCTCCAGATTCTCGGAAGCAAGGGCGTTGCATGATGGAAGCAGCATACCTAGGCGGCCCAATGCTGGTCTACTACTTAAAGATGTCAAGAAGGAGGCTGCTGATTATTCCGACATTGATGGCTTGAATGGGCCGAAACTGTTTGGATCTGCAAAAAGGACATCGCTGGATGGTGGTTCAGGTAGGAGGGCGGCAAGATTAGCGTTGAATCTGGTCAAGCTGGAGGACGATATGCCACGAGAAGGAGAAACACCTTCTACAACGTTTGCATCCCTTCTTGATTCAGCGATACAAG GATTGATGCCCTTCCCGGACATGATTTTACAATTTGAGAGGACATGTAGAAACGCTTCAGAGTCACTAAGGTTTTATATTGCCTTACACTAG